The Natrinema pellirubrum DSM 15624 region CCGTCGCCGTCCTCGCACCGACCGCGCAACTTGCCGACGACCTCGACGCGCTCGCGGCGCTGGACCGGATCGACCGTCCGACTCACGTCCTCTACGGCGAACGTGACACCACCGTCGACTGGGAGCCGGTCGTGGAACGGGCGCGAGAACGCGGCGACGAGACCACGTCGCTGCCCGCCGACCATTTCTTCCTCGGCACGCGCGACGAGATCGCGACCGCGGTTCGGTCGTTCTTCGAAGAGAGGCTGCTCGAGGCGACCTGACGACCGGGATCACAGCGAGACGGACAGACGAAGAACTGATCTCATTTCCACAGAGGCATAATGCTTACAGTTCAACACGTCATATACACTGACAATGACCGAGAACTCAGTGCCGAACCTCGCTATTGACGAGAGACTGGAACTATGTGTGTCTCTGCTGGGGGTTGGAGCCGTCATAGCCGCCGCCTACTACACGGGACGGACTGGAACCTGGGAACCGCTGATGGCTGTCTCTCTGGGGCTGGCACTCGTTGTCTTGTTCGTCACGGCTGAAGAGTAAGCAGCTGTAGTGGCTGGTGCGTTCACCGTCCCAAAAGGCGAGATCGCAGAGTCAGTCCCGACCGTGCCGGGTCAGACACTTCGGGAGCCCGATCAGTTCCACGGGTTCGGAGTTGTCGGGCGAGTAGACGACCATCTGGCCTTTCTCCATGTAGGGCACTTTCGACTCGAGGTTGCTCGGAATGTTGACGCTCTTGATGGCGTCCTCGTCGCCGAGATTGAGGACGACCGTGGTGTTGATCTGTTTGAAGACGGCGTCGTGGATGTCCTGTGGATCCTGGGTGATGAGAAAGAGGCCGAGTCGCTCCTTGCGGCCCTGTTTGGCGGCTTCGGTGAACTTGCTGATGACCTTGCCCGCCTGAACCGAGTCGGCGTCGGTCAGGAAGTTGTGTGCCTCGTCCATCCCCAGCAAGAGCGGGGTCTCCTTGATCCGGTCGTAGTCCGGGTCGTTCGAGAGCTTCTGATCGATGAGCAGCGAGGAGACCGCGAGGACGATCGTTTCCGTCGCCCGGCTGTCGTTGATGTGGTAGGTCGGGACGACGGTCAGCTCGCCGGGGCGGACGAAGTCACTGACCAGTTCGGTGATCGGCCGGGCGTCCTGATCGAAGACGTTGTCGAATCCCAGCACGCGCCGGCGAACGGCGTCGAAGGTCGCCTCGTGGACCCGGCCGGATTCGTCGAGTTCCTCGCGCAGGGCGGGGTCGTCGAGGAACGTCGTGAACTCCTCGTAGGTGCCGTCCGCGCCGTACTGTTTCCGGAACCGCGGGAGGAGGACGCTGACGAGCGCGCCGTACTGGTTGTCGTTTAACCCGCTGCCCGCGACCAGCCACGGGTTGTCGTGGACCATCGCGAACGGAATCGTGAACTCGACCTGCTGGGCGCGGTGGTGGCCCGCCGCGTACGACGCCGACCCGACCTTCGGGACGAACGCCGTCGTGTCGTCGTGGCCGCCGTAGGCGATCCCCTCGCGCTCGAGGCGGCGCGCGAACTCGTCGTCCAGGTCGGGGTTGTCGTCGTGCATCTGGGCGTACTCGTCCTGGGGGTCGAACTGGACGACTGCGGGGGTGACCTCGCGGCCGTCGGTCATCGGGTAGGTCCGCTCGTCCGCGAGGTACTGGCGGAGGATGTTCTTCGCCCCGTGGGTCTTCCCCGATCCGGTCCCGCCGGCGATCAGCGTGTGACGGAAGACCAGCGGATCGCCCGCGTCGTAGTCGTCCTTGAGCCGGTAATCGATGGTGGGCGGCGAGGCGGCGGTCCGGACCTTCTCGCCGCCGACCGAGAGGTGGCCCAGGAAGACCCCGTCGTCGGGCATCTTCAGCCCGGTCTTGATCTCGGCGGTGTCGTCGGCCTGCCGGATCACCGTCTGGGGCTTGGGTACGCGGTCGGTCATCCGCCGCTTGAGTTCGCCGTCGTCGTCGTACAGCACTGCGACGGGCTCGAGTTCGGCGACGAACTTGTAGTCGGACTCGTCGATGTCGTCGGTGCGCATCGCCCGGCGGGCGTGGATCTCGGTCGCGTCGTCGGCGTGGTACTGCTGGGCGTACTCCAGTCCCGTGATCCGACAGAACAGCGTCTCGCCGTCGGGGTAGGGCGCGAGCAGGTAGCTCCCGATGCGGACCGACGAGCGGTTGCCGCGGGTGACGTAGGCCCGGAGGGTGGTGTCGTCACCGTCTTCGGCGACGCGCAGTCCCTGCGAGACACAGATCGTCCCGATCCCGACGTCCTCGCCGCTGGGTTCGACGGTCGTCGAT contains the following coding sequences:
- a CDS encoding ATP-binding protein, whose protein sequence is MSDLGDFGDFDADAGTDDGAAADSAGSSPASSDGERTATSSTTDADDGFESTTVEPSGEDVGIGTICVSQGLRVAEDGDDTTLRAYVTRGNRSSVRIGSYLLAPYPDGETLFCRITGLEYAQQYHADDATEIHARRAMRTDDIDESDYKFVAELEPVAVLYDDDGELKRRMTDRVPKPQTVIRQADDTAEIKTGLKMPDDGVFLGHLSVGGEKVRTAASPPTIDYRLKDDYDAGDPLVFRHTLIAGGTGSGKTHGAKNILRQYLADERTYPMTDGREVTPAVVQFDPQDEYAQMHDDNPDLDDEFARRLEREGIAYGGHDDTTAFVPKVGSASYAAGHHRAQQVEFTIPFAMVHDNPWLVAGSGLNDNQYGALVSVLLPRFRKQYGADGTYEEFTTFLDDPALREELDESGRVHEATFDAVRRRVLGFDNVFDQDARPITELVSDFVRPGELTVVPTYHINDSRATETIVLAVSSLLIDQKLSNDPDYDRIKETPLLLGMDEAHNFLTDADSVQAGKVISKFTEAAKQGRKERLGLFLITQDPQDIHDAVFKQINTTVVLNLGDEDAIKSVNIPSNLESKVPYMEKGQMVVYSPDNSEPVELIGLPKCLTRHGRD